A section of the Mangifera indica cultivar Alphonso chromosome 12, CATAS_Mindica_2.1, whole genome shotgun sequence genome encodes:
- the LOC123192334 gene encoding pentatricopeptide repeat-containing protein At4g16390, chloroplastic-like codes for MAYNLFHSMSSVFLDRQPLLNFSLTSNLKPKPFTFTFHSKPSLQKLHVSLQETPNPNLTKDGSSSNSYIWVNPRSLRASKLKKKSYPSRYTSLVKVAEALNVCSANEDSVFSILSCLSDGILEQDCVIIINNMSNVDTALLALKYFQNKLRRISREVILYNVTLKVLKKGRDLDKAEKLFEEMLERGIKPDNVTISTLIGCARMCSLPGKAVELFERMPSYGCEPDDVTFSAMIDAYGRAGNVDIALSLYDRARNEKWRIDSMTFSTLINIYGTTGNFDGCLNVYEEMKTLGIKPNIVVYNNLLDAMGRAKRPWQAKNIYKNMTTNGYLPNWNTYASLLRAFGRARYGEDALAVYREMKDKGLELNVTLYNTILAMCADIGYTDEAFKIFEDMKSSGTCKPNSWTFSSLITICSCSGKVSEAEAMLNEMLEAGFEPNIFILTSLIQCYGKAQHIDDVVRTFNQMTDLSIKPDDRFCGCLLNVMTQTPKEDLAKLTECIEKANPKLGNVVKLLLEEQGSEGDFKMEASELLNSISHDVRKAYLNCLIDLCVNLNLLEKACELLGVGLILEIYTDMQSSSPTQWSLHLKSLSLGAALTALYVWINDLSRALESGEEFPPLLGINTGHGKHKYSDKGLATVFESHLKELNAPFHEAPDKVGWFLTTEDAAKSWLKSRHSPELVIA; via the coding sequence ATGGCTTACAATCTCTTCCATTCAATGTCGTCTGTCTTCCTAGACCGCCAACCTCTTTTAAACTTCTCCTTAACATCGAATCTGAAACCCAAACCCTTTACTTTCACATTTCACTCTAAACCCTCACTCCAAAAGCTCCATGTTTCTTTGCAAGAAACACCCAACCCTAACCTTACTAAGGATGGTTCCTCTTCGAATTCTTATATCTGGGTCAACCCCAGAAGCCTCAGAGCttcaaagttgaagaaaaaatcTTACCCCTCAAGGTATACTTCTCTTGTTAAAGTGGCTGAAGCGTTGAATGTTTGTAGTGCTAATGAAGATAGTGTTTTCAGTATTTTGAGTTGTTTAAGTGATGGGATTTTGGAGCAAGATTGTGtgattattattaataacatGTCAAATGTCGATACTGCATTGCTTGCTTTAAAGTATTTTCAGAACAAGTTGAGGAGAATTAGTAGAGAGGTCATTTTGTATAATGTGACTTTGAAAGTGTTGAAAAAGGGAAGGGATTTGGATAAAGCGGAGAAGTTGTTTGAGGAAATGCTTGAGAGAGGGATTAAGCCTGATAATGTTACAATTTCCACCTTAATTGGTTGTGCTAGGATGTGTTCTTTGCCTGGTAAGGCGGTTGAGTTGTTTGAGAGGATGCCTAGCTATGGGTGTGAGCCTGATGATGTTACTTTTTCAGCTATGATTGATGCATATGGACGGGCTGGCAATGTGGATATTGCTTTGAGTTTGTATGATAGAGCTAGGAATGAGAAATGGCGTATTGATTCTATGACATTTTCAACTTTAATTAACATATATGGGACGACTGGAAATTTTGATGGGTGTTTGAATGTTTATGAAGAAATGAAGACTTTAGGCATTAAGCCAAATATTGTTGTGTATAACAATCTGTTGGATGCTATGGGAAGAGCCAAGAGGCCTTGGCAGGCaaagaatatttataaaaacatgACTACTAATGGGTATTTGCCAAATTGGAACACATATGCATCTCTCTTGAGGGCTTTTGGGAGAGCCCGATATGGTGAGGATGCGCTTGCTGTCTATAGGGAGATGAAGGACAAAGGACTGGAATTGAATGTGACTCTTTATAATACAATTTTGGCCATGTGCGCCGATATTGGTTATACTGATGAAGCTTTCAAGATATTTGAAGACATGAAAAGTTCTGGAACTTGCAAGCCTAACAGTTGGacattttcatctttgattaCAATATGTTCATGCAGTGGTAAAGTTTCCGAGGCAGAGGCCATGTTGAACGAGATGTTAGAAGCTGGCTTTGAGCCTAATATTTTCATTCTTACATCACTTATCCAATGCTATGGAAAAGCCCAGCATATTGATGATGTTGTGAGGACATTCAATCAAATGACAGACTTAAGCATAAAACCTGATGATCGGTTCTGTGGCTGTCTTCTGAATGTGATGACTCAAACACCTAAGGAGGATCTTGCCAAGCTTACTGAATGCATTGAGAAGGCCAATCCAAAGCTCGGTAATGTGGTAAAGCTTCTCTTGGAGGAGCAAGGCAGTGAAGGAGATTTTAAGATGGAAGCATCTGAACTCTTGAATTCAATTAGCCATGATGTGAGGAAAGCATACTTGAATTGCTTGATTGATCTCTGTGTCAATCTCAACCTGTTGGAAAAAGCTTGTGAGCTGCTAGGTGTGGGGCTTATCCTGGAGATCTACACAGATATGCAGTCCAGTTCTCCAACTCAGTGGTCCTTACATCTGAAGAGTCTCTCACTTGGGGCTGCTCTGACTGCATTATATGTTTGGATAAATGACCTGTCAAGGGCACTGGAATCCGGAGAAGAGTTTCCACCATTACTTGGGATTAATACAGGGCATGGGAAACACAAATATTCAGACAAAGGCTTAGCGACTGTATTTGAATCACATTTGAAGGAATTGAACGCACCTTTTCATGAGGCCCCAGATAAAGTTGGCTGGTTTTTAACTACAGAGGATGCAGCCAAGTCATGGTTGAAGTCTAGACATTCACCTGAATTAGTTATTGCCTAA
- the LOC123193365 gene encoding uncharacterized protein LOC123193365 isoform X3 — MGEKKVVIMVLKVGLQCKKCYKKAKKVLCKFPQIQDQVYDVKQNTVMIKVVACSPEKIEQKICCKGGESIKSIEIVPPPKPKEPEKPKELENQKG, encoded by the exons ATGGGGGAGAAG AAAGTTGTGATAATGGTGTTGAAGGTTGGTCTTCAGTGTAAGAAGTGCtacaagaaagcaaagaaagtgCTGTGTAAATTCCCTC AAATACAAGACCAGGTGTATGACGTGAAGCAGAACACAGTGATGATCAAAGTGGTGGCTTGCAGTCCTGAGAAGATCGAGCAAAAGATATGCTGCAAAGGAGGTGAATCCATCAAGAGTATTGAAATTGTACCTCCACCCAAGCCTAAAGAACCCGAAAAGCCTAAAGAGCTTGAGAACCAAAAGGGCTAA
- the LOC123193365 gene encoding protein PYRICULARIA ORYZAE RESISTANCE 21-like isoform X2 has protein sequence MGEKKVVTMVLKVDLQCEKCYRKVKKVLCSFPQIQDQVYDEKQNTVTIKVVCCSPEKIKQKLCCKGGESIKSIEIVPPPKPKEPEKPKELENQKG, from the exons ATGGGGGAGAAG AAAGTTGTGACAATGGTGTTGAAGGTTGATCTTCAGTGTGAGAAGTGCTACAGGAAAGTGAAGAAAGTGCTTTGTAGTTTCCCTC AAATACAAGACCAGGTGTATGACGAGAAGCAGAACACAGTGACGATCAAAGTGGTGTGTTGCAGTCCTGAGAAGATCAAGCAAAAGTTATGCTGCAAag GAGGTGAATCCATCAAGAGTATTGAAATTGTACCTCCACCCAAGCCTAAAGAACCCGAAAAGCCTAAAGAGCTTGAGAACCAAAAGGGCTAA
- the LOC123192870 gene encoding uncharacterized protein LOC123192870 has protein sequence MKTSAVLRTKFYPPTFANLYDSTANPSFFIPIKTASCLKHPTSHSASRIVSSIRHTLRHSIETCHMDKPLALKSEGEFLQVLPHEYSRFLLIGAVSVGFALLFMGLDDQKALALGPEGPLVEEFWENVRRYALYALTVSTGALYTILLPIFELLKNPISAILLLMILGGSIFVISQVLSAMVGVTEFNYDYSY, from the coding sequence ATGAAGACCTCTGCAGTTCTGAGAACTAAATTCTACCCCCCAACTTTCGCCAACCTCTACGACTCAACTGcaaatccttcatttttcaTCCCCATCAAAACCGCTTCTTGTTTGAAACACCCCACTTCACATTCAGCTTCAAGAATTGTTTCCAGCATTAGACATACTCTGAGGCACTCTATAGAAACCTGTCACATGGACAAGCCCTTGGCTTTAAAATCTGAAGGAGAGTTTCTTCAAGTTTTGCCGCATGAGTACTCAAGGTTTCTGTTGATTGGAGCTGTCTCAGTAGGCTTTGCGTTATTGTTTATGGGGTTAGATGACCAAAAGGCCCTAGCTTTGGGGCCTGAAGGGCCATTAGTAGAGGAGTTTTGGGAAAATGTTAGGAGATACGCACTTTATGCTCTTACAGTCAGTACTGGTGCTCTGTACACTATCCTTTTGCCCATATTTGAGTTGCTAAAGAATCCTATCTCTGCAATTCTCCTTTTGATGATTCTGGGTGGCAGCATCTTCGTTATTTCTCAAGTACTTTCAGCCATGGTTGGTGTCACTGAATTTAATTACGATTATAGCTATTAG
- the LOC123193629 gene encoding microtubule-associated protein 70-5-like, whose translation MVGFNEVKLGGVEELSLAHPDPVVLEFNRLQNQIKEKDRKFGVAQGEIKALRATNVQKEKAIEELRNEVKKLDEKLTVTENLLEHKNLEIKRLTNERRDAMASRYAAEATLRRVHANLKDDDSVPTESVLAPLKAEIKTYKNEVAALQEDKKALERLTKSKETALLEAERILRSALERALIVEEVQNLNFELKRQIDICQEENKILEKTNHQKVLEVEKLSQTITELEEAVLAGRGAANAIRDFRRQIAELNEERRTLERELARVKVSANRVATVVANEWKDENDKVMPVRQWLEERRLMQAEMQRLKDKLAISERTAKAEAQLKDKLKLRLNTLEEGLKRVSSFSVNPSVFRRSPKTEKSSNILGFLTSNDRLRKRSTSQPRASTNNGGSVLQQQQQPKIENGTYSPTRGLNKADNLHKRENMLRKSMWPSRSKVVDSSGKENTEVKENTDTNVDKFKGDHSAVPVEIRNRTGGSLEDSQNNKGNANPDSEDMVSGFLYDRLQKEVINLRKFCDTKESSLNAKDQEIKMLMKKVEALTKAVEFEPSKVKREATAKEKGATSMKPDDRKNTGSISSSRRGTKAP comes from the exons ATGGTTGGTTTTAATGAAGTTAAACTAGGAGGAGTAGAAGAGCTCTCTCTTGCTCACCCTGACCCTGTAGTATTGGAATTCAATCGTTTGCAGAACCAGATCAAAG AAAAGGACAGGAAGTTTGGAGTTGCCCAGGGTGAAATCAAGGCATTGCGAGCAACCAATGTCCAGAAGGAAAAGGCTATAGAAGAG CTCAGAAATGAAGTTAAGAAATTGGATGAGAAACTTACAGTGACTGAAAATCTTCTAGAACATAAG AACCTGGAAATCAAAAGGCTAACAAATGAGAGGAGAGATGCAATGGCTTCTCGATATGCTGCAGAAGCTACTCTTAGAAGGGTGCATGCAAATTTAAAGGATGATGATTCTGTTCCTACTGAGTCTGTTCTTGCTCCTTTGAAGGCAGAGATTAAGACGTATAAAAATGAG GTTGCAGCACTTCAAGAGGATAAGAAGGCATTGGAACGTCTCACTAAATCGAAGGAGACAGCTCTTCTTGAAGCAGAAAGGATTTTGCGAAGTGCTTTGGAAAGAGCTTTGATAGTTGAGGAGGTTCAAAACCTGAACTTTGAATTGAAGAGACAGATCGACATCTGCCAG GAGGAGAACAAAATCCTTGAGAAAACCAATCATCAAAAGGTATTAGAGGTCGAAAAGCTTAGCCAAACCATTACAGAACTTGAGGAGGCTGTTCTGGCAGGTAGAGGTGCAGCCAATGCTATCCGTGACTTTAGGCGACAGATTGCTGAACTAAAT GAGGAAAGGAGGACATTGGAGAGGGAGTTGGCCAGAGTTAAAGTTTCGGCTAATCGGGTAGCAACTGTGGTGGCTAATGAGTGGAAGGATGAGAATGACAAAGTTATGCCTGTGAGGCAGTGGTTGGAAGAGAGGAGGTTGATGCAA GCAGAAATGCAAAGATTGAAAGACAAGCTAGCTATATCAGAGAGAACAGCTAAGGCAGAAGCACAACTGAAg GATAAACTGAAGCTGAGGCTAAACACATTGGAAGAAGGCTTAAAGCGTGTATCAAGTTTCTCTGTAAATCCTAGTGTGTTTCGCAGATCCCCCAAAACAGAAAAGTCCAGTAACATTTTAGGATTCTTAACGTCAAATGATAGACTCAGGAAGAGGTCTACATCACAGCCAAGGGCTTCAACAAACAACGGAGGCTCTGTtttgcagcagcagcagcagccaAAGATTGAAAATGGAACATATAGTCCTACCAGAGGGCTAAATAAGGCTGATAACTTGCACAAGAGAGAGAATATGCTGAGAAAAAGTATGTGGCCATCAAGAAGTAAGGTTGTTGATAGTAGTGGAAAGGAAAATACTGAAGTGAAGGAGAACACTGACACCAATGTTGATAAGTTTAAGGGTGATCACTCAGCCGTTCCAGTAGAAATCAGAAACAGAACTGGTGGCAGCCTCGAGGACTCACAAAATAACAAGGGAAATGCAAATCCTGATAGTGAAGACATGGTTTCCGGGTTCCTATATGACAGATTACAAAAGGAGGTCATAAACTTGAGGAAGTTTTGTGACACTAAAGAAAGTAGCTTGAATGCCAAAGATCAGGAAATCAAG ATGCTGATGAAGAAGGTTGAAGCACTAACAAAAGCGGTTGAATTTGAGCCCAGCAAAGTAAAGAGAGAAGCCACAGCTAAAGAAAAGGGAGCTACATCAATGAAGCCAGATGACCGCAAAAATACCGGAAGCATAAGCTCCTCTAGAAG GGGAACCAAAGCACCTTGA
- the LOC123193365 gene encoding late cornified envelope protein 4A-like isoform X1, producing the protein MGEKKVVTMVLKVDLQCEKCYRKVKKVLCSFPQIQDQVYDEKQNTVTIKVVCCSPEKIKQKLCCKGIKFYCPPPPPRTPPPPPPPPPPVCCGKCQTPPPVCCGKCQPPPPVCCGKCYLEIVCCSVCYHEPLICYGGYYGRPVYDSWGGGSGGGCRIM; encoded by the exons ATGGGGGAGAAG AAAGTTGTGACAATGGTGTTGAAGGTTGATCTTCAGTGTGAGAAGTGCTACAGGAAAGTGAAGAAAGTGCTTTGTAGTTTCCCTC AAATACAAGACCAGGTGTATGACGAGAAGCAGAACACAGTGACGATCAAAGTGGTGTGTTGCAGTCCTGAGAAGATCAAGCAAAAGTTATGCTGCAAaggtattaaattttattgtccaccgccaccaccacgGACACCGCCACCGCCACCGCCACCTCCACCCCCAGTGTGTTGCGGGAAATGCCAAACCCCACCCCCAGTGTGTTGCGGGAAATGCCAACCCCCACCCCCAGTGTGTTGCGGGAAATGCTACCTGGAGATAGTGTGTTGCAGCGTATGCTACCATGAACCGCTGATATGCTATGGTGGATACTACGGGAGACCGGTTTATGATAGCTGGGGTGGTGGCAGTGGCGGTGGATGCCGAATAATGTGA
- the LOC123192868 gene encoding uncharacterized protein LOC123192868: MSKDTHGFVAWEEHIICHERGNRIVHFYLKDAFGDLVLAVVGTERSIRHMMYVVSDEFLNAYGSERFINVSTKWRARREVVDWLSSLVAKCQPPVDFPNSQVNGPRQDFGSRDLLMTGLITHQTHLPDSTVPRKLRVQHSNIQWSGVAWLCTKQLKHYPSFCRNGTAIAVHSFVFVTAEDTSHYLAYLEDMYEDKKGQKKVKVRWFHHHQEIERVLPNLHPHPREVFITAHVQVISAESVDGLATVLTPMHYEKCVTAVPHTSTSSIHMCFRQIKNNKVKPFTLTKLRGYSNQAILSGLSPPLPKHNIKYRKRNKEDENLVRMSTKRSRSSRGEGLEGDFGVKNTFPTGQILNGEQIYPKLKFRLSRKTLGIKVVLPQPKCHVSFKVNEKVELLCQDSGIRGCWFRCQVLQTSQKHFKVRYDDVEDAEGPGNLEELVPAHRVAPPDKLGMRCPGRLTIRPCPPADSAGFKFDVGAPVDAWWSDGWWEGLVVGVNISGNDFLQVYLPGEDKFLTIQTKDVRTSKDWVGDKWVDIMANPDILSHLSANTNSNAKLLMCSTIAEAQHCGSNALLEQKVITTSQLEAVEEVEAEIAGSVMIHDLKNVNKVDMRKQPHVHVGNEIDKGGDGDGDDEDEDVNDKKNKQDVGDEAKMLLDGNDIESAN; encoded by the exons ATGTCTAAAGatacacatggttttgttgcTTGGGAAGAGCACATTATATGCCATGAGCGTGGTAACCGCATTGTTCACTTTTACTTGAAGGATGCATTTGGGGATTTGGTGCTTGCAGTTGTAGGCACTGAGAGGAGTATAAGGCACATGATGTATGTTGTTTCAGATGAATTCTTGAATGCTTATGGATCAGAAAGATTTATCAATGTGTCCACAAAATGGCGGGCAAGACGGGAAGTTGTAGACTGGTTGTCATCACTGGTTGCAAAGTGTCAACCCCCGGTTGATTTTCCAA ATTCACAGGTGAACGGTCCTCGACAAGATTTCGGATCTCGTGATCTTTTGATGACTGGATTAATTACTCATCAAACCCATTTACCGGATTCAACG GTACCGAGGAAATTGAGAGTTCAACATTCAAACATTCAGTGGTCTGGTGTTGCTTGGCTGTGCACTAAACAGCTCAAGCACTACCCATCTTTTTGCAGGAATGGAACTGCAATAGCT GTTCATTCCTTTGTTTTTGTCACGGCTGAAGATACAAGTCACTACCTTGCATACTTGGAAGATATGTATGAAGATAAGAAGGGGCAGAAGAAGGTGAAAGTGCGATGGTTTCACCACCATCAGGAAATTGAAAGGGTACTTCCCAATTTGCATCCACATCCTAGAGAAGTTTTCATCACAGCTCATGTTCAAGTGATCAGTGCAGAGAGTGTTGATGGTCTGGCAACAGTCTTGACTCCTATGCACTACGAGAAATGTGTGACTGCTGTTCCTCATACTTCAACCTCAAGTATCCATATGTGCTTCAGGCAGATAAAAAACAATAAGGTTAAACCCTTCACTCTCACTAAATTGCGTGGCTACTCTAATCAAGCAATCCTCTCTGGTTTATCCCCTCCTTTGCCCAAGCACAACATCAAGTACCGTAAAAGGAATAAGGAAGATGAGAATCTTGTGAGAATGAGTACTAAAAGAAGTAGAAGTAGCAGGGGAGAGGGACTTGAAGGTGATTTTGGTGTGAAAAATACATTTCCAACTGGCCAAATTTTGAATGGGGAACAGATATATCCAAAATTAAAGTTCAGGTTGTCAAGAAAAACATTGGGCATAAAGGTGGTTTTACCACAGCCTAAATGTCATGTTTCATTTAAGGTGAATGAAAAAGTAGAATTGCTCTGTCAAGACAGTGGCATTCGAGGCTGCTGGTTTAGGTGTCAAGTTCTGCAAACATCTCAGAAGCATTTTAAAGTTAGATATGATGATGTGGAGGATGCCGAAGGTCCTGGAAATCTGGAg GAATTGGTACCTGCACATAGAGTTGCACCTCCTGATAAATTGGGCATGAGATGTCCAGGCCGCCTGACGATCCGACCCTGTCCTCCAGCAGATTCTGCAGGCTTTAAATTTGATGTTGGAGCACCAGTTGATGCATGGTGGAGTGACGGATGGTGGGAAGGTCTTGTAGTAGGTGTCAACATTTCTGGAAATGATTTCTTGCAAGTTTACCTACCTG gtGAAGACAAGTTCCTGACTATCCAGACAAAAGATGTTAGGACTTCCAAGGATTGGGTTGGTGACAAATGGGTTGATATAATGGCAAATCCAGATATACTCTCTCATCTCTCGgcaaatacaaattcaaatgCAAAGCTCTTAATGTGCTCTACTATTGCAGAAGCTCAGCATTGTGGTAGCAATGCATTGCTGGAGCAAAAAGTCATCACAACTTCCCAACTTGAAGCTGTTGAAGAAGTTGAAGCAGAAATAGCAGGCTCAGTCATGATTCATGACCTCAAAAATGTGAACAAAGTTGATATGAGAAAGCAGCCTCATGTCCATGTCGGCAATGAAATTGACAAAGGtggagatggagatggagatgatgaggatgaggatgtcaatgacaagaaaaacaaacaagatGTTGGTGATGAGGCCAAGATGCTTTTGGATGGCAATGATATTGAATCTGCCAACTAG